One Stigmatopora argus isolate UIUO_Sarg chromosome 20, RoL_Sarg_1.0, whole genome shotgun sequence genomic region harbors:
- the LOC144065871 gene encoding uncharacterized protein LOC144065871 isoform X1, producing MSARTQRPKLQEELFEVKQEHSTHEQLTVCNITHEKVVLHRLEGFREYLGPDGKESAGLKKELELPQIKGEEPEFSQQQMRVERLPIKKEEDDVTWSLGEFLKREEDLGVTSRGAEPAHTLTLPQIKEEEPEFPQQQMRDDRLPIKEEDDVTWSLGEFLKREEDLGVTSRGAEPAHTLTLPQFKEEEPEFPQQQIKKEEDDVTVSTGEPFKSEDDLGVAGRGAETPNGSSAEGQADNLIAPLSESEELLYDNEGLKDGKLWKCSQCGKIFGKKSTLKTHMRSHTGEKPLCTICGKTFTHKGKLNIHARTHTGEKPFSCSVCGQRFTQKGHLNSHARTHTGEKPFSCSFCGQRFTLKGILISHARTHTGEKPFSCSVCGQRFTLKQNLKRHTRTHTGGKPFSCSVCGKAFSQQHYLKSHTRTHTGEKPFACSFCGQRFTQKEHLNSHARKHTGEKTFSCSVCGKRFTQKGSLKIHTGTHTGEKPFSCSVCGQRFTHKQNLKRHTRTHTGEKPFSCSVCGKAFSQQHYLKSHTSTHTGEKPFSCSVCGQRFTEKRPLNRHARTHTGEKPFSCSVCGKRFKEKESLKIHTRTHTGEKPFSCSVCGQRFTEKGHLKRHTRTHTGGKPFSCSVCGKTFSLQHHLKRHTRTHTGEKPFSCSVCGQRFTQKGDLDSHARTHTGENTFSCSVCGQRFTRKGILKIHTKIHTGEKPFSCSVCGQRFTQKGHLNIHARTHTGEKTFSCSVCGKRFTQKGSLKIHTRTHTGEKPFSCSVCGKTFTEKGNLKKHTRIHTGEKTFSCSVCGKRFTEKGTLKKHTRTHTGEKTFSCSLCGQTFTRKDYLISHARTHTV from the exons atgtcggcaagaacacaacggccaaagctccaggaggaactttttgaggtcaaacaggagcattcaactcacgagcaattgacagtttgcaacataacgcacgagaaagttgttcttcatagactagaag gtttcagagaatatcttggtcctgatgggaaagagtctgctggccttaaaaaggaactcgagctcccccaaatcaaaggggaggagccagagttctctcaacaacaaatgagagtcgagcgacttccaatcaagaaggaggaagatgatgtcacctggtcacttggtgaattcctgaagagggaagaggatctgggcgtgaccagcagaggggcggagcctgcacacaccttaaccttaccccaaattaaagaggaggagccagagttccctcaacaacaaatgagagacgaccgacttccaatcaaggaggaagatgatgtcacctggtcacttggtgaattcctgaagagggaagaggatctgggcgtgaccagcagaggggcggagcctgcacacaccttaacattaccccaatttaaagaggaggagccagagttccctcaacagcaaatcaaaaaggaggaagatgatgtgactgtgtcaactggtgagcctttcaagagtgaagatgatctgggcgtggccggcagaggggcggagactccgaacggcagctcagcagaagggcaagcagacaatttaattgctccgttatcagaaagcgaagagttgctttatgacaatgaaggtcttaaggacggcaaactctggaaatgctctcagtgtggaaaaatctttgggaaaaagtctactttgaaaacacatatgaggagccacaccggggagaaacccttatgtacaatttgtggtaaaacatttacacacaagggaaagttaaatattcatgcaagaacacacactggtgaaaaaccattttcgtgttcagtttgcggtcaaagattcacacagaagggacacttaaatagtcatgcaagaacccacactggtgaaaaaccattttcgtgttcattttgtggtcaaagattcacactgaagggaatcttaattagtcatgcaagaacacacacaggtgaaaagccattttcgtgttcagtttgcggtcaaagatttacactcaagcaaaacttaaaaaggcacacaagaacccacactggtggaaaaccattttcgtgttcagtttgcggtaaagccttttctcaacagcattacttaaaatcgcacacaagaacacacactggtgaaaaaccatttgcgtgttcattttgtggtcaaagattcacacagaaggaacacttaaatagtcatgcaagaaaacacacaggtgaaaaaacattttcgtgttcagtttgcggtaaaagatttacacagaaaggaagcttaaaaatccacacaggaacccacactggtgaaaaaccattttcgtgttcagtttgtggtcaaagatttacacacaagcaaaacttaaaaaggcacacaagaacccacactggtgaaaaaccattttcgtgttcagtttgtggtaaagccttttctcaacagcattacttaaaatcgcacacaagcacccacactggtgaaaaaccattttcgtgttcagtttgtggtcaaagatttacagagaagcgACCCTTAAatcgtcatgcaagaacccacactggtgaaaaaccattttcgtgttcagtttgtggtaaaagatttaaagagaaagaaagcttaaaaatacacacaagaacccacactggtgaaaaaccattttcgtgttcagtttgtggtcaaagatttacagagaagggacacttaaaaaggcacacaagaacccacactggtggaaaaccattttcgtgttcagtttgcggtaaaaccttttctctacagcatcacttaaaaagacacacaagaacacacacgggtgaaaaaccattttcgtgttcagtttgtggtcaaagattcacacagaaaggaGACTTagatagtcatgcaagaacacacacgggtgaaaatacattttcgtgttcagtttgtggtcaaagatttacacggaagggaatcttaaaaatacacacaaaaatccacactggtgaaaaaccattttcgtgttcagtttgtggtcaaagatttacacagaagggacacttaaatattcatgcaagaacacacacaggtgaaaaaacattttcgtgttcagtttgcggtaaaagatttacacagaaaggaagcttaaaaatccacacaagaacccacactggtgaaaaaccattttcgtgttcagtttgtggtaaaacatttacagagaagggaaacttaaaaaagcacacaagaatccacactggtgaaaaaacattttcgtgttcagtttgtggtaaaagatttacagagaagggaaccttaaaaaagcacacaagaacccacactggtgaaaaaacattttcgtgttcactttgtggtcaaacattcacacggaaggattacttaattagtcatgcaagaacacacacagtttaa
- the LOC144065871 gene encoding uncharacterized protein LOC144065871 isoform X2, translating into MASPSEFTCGKRAATFDEENSTFCQIMHAKVVLYRLEGFREYLGPDGKESAGLKKELELPQIKGEEPEFSQQQMRVERLPIKKEEDDVTWSLGEFLKREEDLGVTSRGAEPAHTLTLPQIKEEEPEFPQQQMRDDRLPIKEEDDVTWSLGEFLKREEDLGVTSRGAEPAHTLTLPQFKEEEPEFPQQQIKKEEDDVTVSTGEPFKSEDDLGVAGRGAETPNGSSAEGQADNLIAPLSESEELLYDNEGLKDGKLWKCSQCGKIFGKKSTLKTHMRSHTGEKPLCTICGKTFTHKGKLNIHARTHTGEKPFSCSVCGQRFTQKGHLNSHARTHTGEKPFSCSFCGQRFTLKGILISHARTHTGEKPFSCSVCGQRFTLKQNLKRHTRTHTGGKPFSCSVCGKAFSQQHYLKSHTRTHTGEKPFACSFCGQRFTQKEHLNSHARKHTGEKTFSCSVCGKRFTQKGSLKIHTGTHTGEKPFSCSVCGQRFTHKQNLKRHTRTHTGEKPFSCSVCGKAFSQQHYLKSHTSTHTGEKPFSCSVCGQRFTEKRPLNRHARTHTGEKPFSCSVCGKRFKEKESLKIHTRTHTGEKPFSCSVCGQRFTEKGHLKRHTRTHTGGKPFSCSVCGKTFSLQHHLKRHTRTHTGEKPFSCSVCGQRFTQKGDLDSHARTHTGENTFSCSVCGQRFTRKGILKIHTKIHTGEKPFSCSVCGQRFTQKGHLNIHARTHTGEKTFSCSVCGKRFTQKGSLKIHTRTHTGEKPFSCSVCGKTFTEKGNLKKHTRIHTGEKTFSCSVCGKRFTEKGTLKKHTRTHTGEKTFSCSLCGQTFTRKDYLISHARTHTV; encoded by the exons atggcgtctccatcagaatttacgtgtgggaaaagagcagcaacgttcgacgaggaaaactcgacattttgccaaataatgcatgcaaaagttgtcctttacagactagaag gtttcagagaatatcttggtcctgatgggaaagagtctgctggccttaaaaaggaactcgagctcccccaaatcaaaggggaggagccagagttctctcaacaacaaatgagagtcgagcgacttccaatcaagaaggaggaagatgatgtcacctggtcacttggtgaattcctgaagagggaagaggatctgggcgtgaccagcagaggggcggagcctgcacacaccttaaccttaccccaaattaaagaggaggagccagagttccctcaacaacaaatgagagacgaccgacttccaatcaaggaggaagatgatgtcacctggtcacttggtgaattcctgaagagggaagaggatctgggcgtgaccagcagaggggcggagcctgcacacaccttaacattaccccaatttaaagaggaggagccagagttccctcaacagcaaatcaaaaaggaggaagatgatgtgactgtgtcaactggtgagcctttcaagagtgaagatgatctgggcgtggccggcagaggggcggagactccgaacggcagctcagcagaagggcaagcagacaatttaattgctccgttatcagaaagcgaagagttgctttatgacaatgaaggtcttaaggacggcaaactctggaaatgctctcagtgtggaaaaatctttgggaaaaagtctactttgaaaacacatatgaggagccacaccggggagaaacccttatgtacaatttgtggtaaaacatttacacacaagggaaagttaaatattcatgcaagaacacacactggtgaaaaaccattttcgtgttcagtttgcggtcaaagattcacacagaagggacacttaaatagtcatgcaagaacccacactggtgaaaaaccattttcgtgttcattttgtggtcaaagattcacactgaagggaatcttaattagtcatgcaagaacacacacaggtgaaaagccattttcgtgttcagtttgcggtcaaagatttacactcaagcaaaacttaaaaaggcacacaagaacccacactggtggaaaaccattttcgtgttcagtttgcggtaaagccttttctcaacagcattacttaaaatcgcacacaagaacacacactggtgaaaaaccatttgcgtgttcattttgtggtcaaagattcacacagaaggaacacttaaatagtcatgcaagaaaacacacaggtgaaaaaacattttcgtgttcagtttgcggtaaaagatttacacagaaaggaagcttaaaaatccacacaggaacccacactggtgaaaaaccattttcgtgttcagtttgtggtcaaagatttacacacaagcaaaacttaaaaaggcacacaagaacccacactggtgaaaaaccattttcgtgttcagtttgtggtaaagccttttctcaacagcattacttaaaatcgcacacaagcacccacactggtgaaaaaccattttcgtgttcagtttgtggtcaaagatttacagagaagcgACCCTTAAatcgtcatgcaagaacccacactggtgaaaaaccattttcgtgttcagtttgtggtaaaagatttaaagagaaagaaagcttaaaaatacacacaagaacccacactggtgaaaaaccattttcgtgttcagtttgtggtcaaagatttacagagaagggacacttaaaaaggcacacaagaacccacactggtggaaaaccattttcgtgttcagtttgcggtaaaaccttttctctacagcatcacttaaaaagacacacaagaacacacacgggtgaaaaaccattttcgtgttcagtttgtggtcaaagattcacacagaaaggaGACTTagatagtcatgcaagaacacacacgggtgaaaatacattttcgtgttcagtttgtggtcaaagatttacacggaagggaatcttaaaaatacacacaaaaatccacactggtgaaaaaccattttcgtgttcagtttgtggtcaaagatttacacagaagggacacttaaatattcatgcaagaacacacacaggtgaaaaaacattttcgtgttcagtttgcggtaaaagatttacacagaaaggaagcttaaaaatccacacaagaacccacactggtgaaaaaccattttcgtgttcagtttgtggtaaaacatttacagagaagggaaacttaaaaaagcacacaagaatccacactggtgaaaaaacattttcgtgttcagtttgtggtaaaagatttacagagaagggaaccttaaaaaagcacacaagaacccacactggtgaaaaaacattttcgtgttcactttgtggtcaaacattcacacggaaggattacttaattagtcatgcaagaacacacacagtttaa
- the LOC144066101 gene encoding LOW QUALITY PROTEIN: uncharacterized protein LOC144066101 (The sequence of the model RefSeq protein was modified relative to this genomic sequence to represent the inferred CDS: substituted 1 base at 1 genomic stop codon) encodes MASPSEFTCGKRPAKFHEENSTFCKIIHAKVVLHRLEGFREYLGPDGKESVGLKKELELPQIKEEEPEFPQQQMRYERLPIKKEEDDVTWSFGEFLKREEDLGVTRRGAEPAYTLTLPQIKEEEPEFPQQQMRYERLPIKKEEDDVTWSFGEFLKREEDLGVTSRGAEPAHTLTLPQIKEEEPEFPQQQMRYERLPIKKEEDDVTWSFGEFLKREEDLGVTSRGAEPAHTLKLPQIKEEELEFPQQQIKKEEDDVTVSTGEPFKSEDDLGVAGRGAETPNGSSAEGQADNLIAPLSDTEDLLYDNEGLKDGKLWKCSQCGKTFGKKSTLKTHMRSHTGEKPLSCTVCGKTFTEKGNLKTHTRTHSSEKPFSCSVCGQRFTQKGHVNSHARTHTGEKPFSCSVCGKAFSQQHHLKTHTRTHSGEKPFSCSVCGKRFKEKGSLKIHIRTHTGEKPLSCSVCGKIFKEKGSLKIHTRTHTGEKPFSCSVCGKRFKEKKTLKRHTRTHTGEKPFSCSVCGQRFTRKGNLNSHARTHTGDKPFSCSVCCKAFSHQARLNNHARIHTGEKPFSCSVCGKAFSXQHHLKSHTSTHTGEKPFSCSVCGQRFTRKGRLNSHARTHTGDKPFSCSVCGKAFSHEQFLRIHIRTHTGEKPFSCSVCGKAFSQKQCLKKHTRTHTGEKPFSCSVCGKTFTSKRNLTIHARTHTG; translated from the exons atggcgtctccatcagaatttacgtgtgggaaaagaccagcaaagttccacgaggaaaactcgacattttgcaaaataatccatgcaaaagttgtccttcacagactagaag gtttcagagaatatcttggtcctgatgggaaagagtctgttggccttaaaaaggaacttgagctcccccaaattaaagaggaggagccagagttccctcaacaacaaatgagatacgagcgacttccaatcaagaaggaggaagatgatgtcacctggtcatttggtgaattcctgaaaagggaagaggatctgggcgtgaccaggagaggggcggagcctgcataCACCTTAAcactaccccaaattaaagaggaggagccagagttccctcaacaacaaatgagatacgagcgacttccaatcaagaaggaggaagatgatgtcacctggtcatttggtgaattcctgaaaagggaagaggatctgggcgtgaccagcagaggggcggagcctgcacacaccttaacactaccccaaattaaagaggaggagccagagttccctcaacaacaaatgagatacgagcgacttccaatcaagaaggaggaagatgatgtcacctggtcatttggtgaattcctgaaaagggaagaggatctgggcgtgaccagcagaggggcggagcctgcacacaccttaaagttaccccaaattaaagaggaggagctagagttccctcaacagcaaatcaaaaaggaggaagatgatgtcactgtgtcaactggtgagcctttcaagagtgaagatgatctgggcgtggccggcagaggggcggagactccgaacggcagctcagcagaagggcaagcagacaatttaattgctccgttatcagataccgaagacttgctttatgacaatgaaggtcttaaggatggcaaactctggaaatgctctcagtgtggaaaaacctttgggaaaaagtctactttgaaaacacatatgaggagccacactggggagaaacccttatcatgtacagtttgtggtaaaacatttacagagaagggaaacttaaaaacgcacacgagaacacactcgagtgaaaaaccattttcgtgttcagtttgtggtcaaagattcacacagaagggacacgtaaatagtcatgcaagaacccacactggtgaaaaaccattttcgtgttcagtttgcggtaaagccttttctcaacagcatcacttaaaaacgcacacaagaacacactctggtgaaaaaccattttcgtgttcagtttgtggtaaaagatttaaagagaaaggaagcttaaaaatccacataagaacccacactggtgaaaaaccattgtcgtgttcagtttgtggtaaaatatttaaagagaaaggaagcttaaaaatacacacaagaacccacactggtgaaaaaccattttcgtgttcagtttgtggtaaacgatttaaagagaagaaaaccttaaaaaggcacacaagaacccacactggtgaaaaaccattttcgtgttcagtttgtggtcaaagattcacacggaagggaaacttaaatagtcatgcaagaacacacacaggtgacaaaccattttcgtgttcagtttgctgtaaagccttttctcatcagGCACgcttaaataatcatgcaagaatccacactggtgaaaaaccattttcgtgttcagtttgcggtaaagccttttcttaacagcatcacttaaaatcgcacacaagcacccacactggtgaaaaaccattttcgtgttcagtttgtggtcaaagattcacacggaagggacgcttaaatagtcatgcaagaacacacacaggtgacaaaccattttcgtgttcagtttgtggtaaagccttttctcatgagCAATTTTTACGaatacacataagaacccacactggtgaaaaaccattttcgtgttcagtttgcggtaaagccttttctcaaaagcaatgcttaaaaaagcacacaagaacccacactggtgaaaaaccattttcgtgttcagtttgtggtaaaacatttacaagcaAGAGAAACTtaactattcatgcaagaacacacacaggttaa
- the LOC144065871 gene encoding uncharacterized protein LOC144065871 isoform X4 — translation MSARTQRPKLQEELFEVKQEHSTHEQLTVCNITHEKVVLHRLEGFREYLGPDGKESVGLKKELELPQIKEEGPEFPQQQMRDKRLPIKKEDDVTWSFGEFLKMEVELGVTSRGAEPAHTLTLPQIKEEEPEFPQQQIKKEEEDVTVSTGEPFKSEVYLGVTSRGAEPAHTLTLPQIKEEEPEFPQQQIKKEEEDVTVSTGEPFKSEDNLGVAGRGAETPNGSSAEGQADNLFAPLSDTEDLLYDNEGLKDGKLWKCSQCGKTFGKKSTLKTHMRSHTGEKPLSCTVCGKRFTQKGTLKRHTRTHSGEKPFSCSLCGQTFTRKYHLISHARTHTGDKPFSCSVCGKRFTEKGTLKRHKRTHSGEKPFSCSVCGQTFTQKGHLTIHARTHTGEKPFSCSVCGKAFSHKQVLRRHTRTHTGEKQFSCSVCGKAFSHKQVLRRHTRTHTGEKPFACSVCGKRFTEKGSLKIHTRTHC, via the exons atgtcggcaagaacacaacggccaaagctccaggaggaactttttgaggtcaaacaggagcattcaactcacgagcaattgacagtttgcaacataacgcacgagaaagttgttcttcatagactagaag gtttcagagaatatcttggtcctgatgggaaagagtctgttggccttaaaaaggaacttgagctcccccaaattaaagaggaggggccagagttccctcaacaacaaatgagagacaagcgacttccaatcaagaaggaagatgatgtcacctggtcatttggtgaattcctgaagatgGAAGTGGagctgggcgtgaccagcagaggggcggagcctgcacacaccttaacgttaccccaaattaaagaggaggagccagagttccctcaacagcaaatcaaaaaggaggaagaagatgtcaccgtgtcaactggtgagcctttcaagagtgaagtgtatctgggcgtgaccagcagaggggcggagcctgcacacaccttaacattaccccaaattaaagaggaggagccagagttccctcaacagcaaatcaaaaaggaggaagaagatgtcaccgtgtcaactggtgagcctttcaagagtgaagataatctgggcgtggccggcagaggggcggagactccgaacggcagctcagcagaagggcaagcagacaatttatttgctccgttatcagataccgaagacttgctttatgacaatgaaggtcttaaggacggcaaactctggaaatgctctcagtgtggaaaaacctttgggaaaaagtctactttgaaaacacatatgaggagccacactggggagaaacccttatcatgtacagtttgtggtaaaagatttacacagaagggaaccttaaaaaggcacacaagaacccactctggtgaaaaaccattttcgtgttcactttgtggtcaaacattcacacggaagtatcacttaattagtcatgcaagaacacacacaggtgacaaaccattttcatgctcagtttgtggtaaaagatttacagagaagggaaccttaaaaaggcacaaaagAACCCactctggtgaaaaaccattttcgtgttcagtttgtggtcaaacattcacacagaagggacacttaacaattcatgcaagaacccacactggtgaaaaaccattttcgtgttcagtttgcggtaaagccttttctcataagcaagttttacgaagacacacaagaacccacactggtgaaaaacaattttcgtgttcagtttgcggtaaagccttttctcataagcaagttttacgaagacacacaagaacacacacaggtgaaaaaccatttgcttgctcagtttgtggtaaaagatttacagagaaaggaagcttaaaaatacacacaagaacacactgttag
- the LOC144065871 gene encoding uncharacterized protein LOC144065871 isoform X5 produces the protein MHAKVVLHRLEGFREYLGPDGKESVGLKKELELPQIKEEGPEFPQQQMRDKRLPIKKEDDVTWSFGEFLKMEVELGVTSRGAEPAHTLTLPQIKEEEPEFPQQQIKKEEEDVTVSTGEPFKSEVYLGVTSRGAEPAHTLTLPQIKEEEPEFPQQQIKKEEEDVTVSTGEPFKSEDNLGVAGRGAETPNGSSAEGQADNLFAPLSDTEDLLYDNEGLKDGKLWKCSQCGKTFGKKSTLKTHMRSHTGEKPLSCTVCGKRFTQKGTLKRHTRTHSGEKPFSCSLCGQTFTRKYHLISHARTHTGDKPFSCSVCGKRFTEKGTLKRHKRTHSGEKPFSCSVCGQTFTQKGHLTIHARTHTGEKPFSCSVCGKAFSHKQVLRRHTRTHTGEKQFSCSVCGKAFSHKQVLRRHTRTHTGEKPFACSVCGKRFTEKGSLKIHTRTHC, from the exons atgcatgcaaaagttgtccttcacagactagaag gtttcagagaatatcttggtcctgatgggaaagagtctgttggccttaaaaaggaacttgagctcccccaaattaaagaggaggggccagagttccctcaacaacaaatgagagacaagcgacttccaatcaagaaggaagatgatgtcacctggtcatttggtgaattcctgaagatgGAAGTGGagctgggcgtgaccagcagaggggcggagcctgcacacaccttaacgttaccccaaattaaagaggaggagccagagttccctcaacagcaaatcaaaaaggaggaagaagatgtcaccgtgtcaactggtgagcctttcaagagtgaagtgtatctgggcgtgaccagcagaggggcggagcctgcacacaccttaacattaccccaaattaaagaggaggagccagagttccctcaacagcaaatcaaaaaggaggaagaagatgtcaccgtgtcaactggtgagcctttcaagagtgaagataatctgggcgtggccggcagaggggcggagactccgaacggcagctcagcagaagggcaagcagacaatttatttgctccgttatcagataccgaagacttgctttatgacaatgaaggtcttaaggacggcaaactctggaaatgctctcagtgtggaaaaacctttgggaaaaagtctactttgaaaacacatatgaggagccacactggggagaaacccttatcatgtacagtttgtggtaaaagatttacacagaagggaaccttaaaaaggcacacaagaacccactctggtgaaaaaccattttcgtgttcactttgtggtcaaacattcacacggaagtatcacttaattagtcatgcaagaacacacacaggtgacaaaccattttcatgctcagtttgtggtaaaagatttacagagaagggaaccttaaaaaggcacaaaagAACCCactctggtgaaaaaccattttcgtgttcagtttgtggtcaaacattcacacagaagggacacttaacaattcatgcaagaacccacactggtgaaaaaccattttcgtgttcagtttgcggtaaagccttttctcataagcaagttttacgaagacacacaagaacccacactggtgaaaaacaattttcgtgttcagtttgcggtaaagccttttctcataagcaagttttacgaagacacacaagaacacacacaggtgaaaaaccatttgcttgctcagtttgtggtaaaagatttacagagaaaggaagcttaaaaatacacacaagaacacactgttag